Part of the Candidatus Eisenbacteria bacterium genome, GCCCCTCCATCGCCGATGGGCTCCCGCCCGGGAGCGCGCCTCGCCTTCCGCCGGCGAAGAGAACCAGTCCGACGCCAAGGATCGCTCCGAGCGAGAGAACCAGCAGGTTCCAGAGCCCGGAGCGGACGGATTCGAGAATCGGCTCGAATCGCTGACTCTGGTTCAAGGATCGCCCTCCATGGTTCCCCTTGATGCTAGCCGAAGCCGACACCGCATCAACAGCCCCGCTGCGCCGGGCGGCCCGCTTCGCTAGACTGCCCCCATGCTGGAGCGACTTCACGAGGGGCCGGGGCCGGTCGTCTTCATCAGCGACGCCCACCTCGGGGCCTCCGCCGGCCCGCCCGAGCGGGCCGCGTGGCTCGTCCGGTTCCTCGAGTCGCTCAGGGGCCGCATCGGCGGTCTCCTGATCGTCGGCGACCTGTTCGACTTTTGGTTCGAGTACCGCCACGCGATCCCCAAAGGGCACTTCCGCGTATGCCGGGCGATCGCCGACATCGCCCGCGAAGGGGTTCCCTGCCTCTACTTCGGGGGAAACCACGACTTCTGGGCCGGGACCTATCTCGAGGAGGAGATCGGCCTCAGCGTGGCGCAGGAGCCGCGATCGATCGAGGTCCAGGGACGGAGAGTCTACGTCGCCCACGGCGATGGTCTCGGCAAGGGGGACGGGGGCTACAAGCTCTTGAAGACAATCCTGCGCAACAGGCTCTGCATCGCGCTCTACCGCGGCGTCCACCCGGACATCGGGATTCCCTTCGCCTACCGAGTCTCGGCCGTCAGCCGCCGGCACACAGAGCCGCGGGAGGTTCTGCTGCCGAAGCTCGTGCGTGACATTGCGGGCCCCGCTCTGCGGGGAGGGCACGACGCCGTCGTGATCGGGCACATCCACGATCCGGCCCACGTACGCCTCCCGGAGGGAGAGTTCTTCGTGATCGGGGACTGGATCGAGAACTTCACCTACCTCGAGATGGTGGAGGGGCGGATCTCGCTGAAGCGGTGGCTGCCCGAAGGCGGAAGCAAGACTCTCGCCGCGGAAAGTGAGCCACCCGGCGTCTGAGCGGGCTAGTTCCGGTAGGTCAACCCGATCCTGTGCTGCGAACCCAGATCCTCGCCGAAGGGAACGTAGGCGTAGTCGGCCTGGAGACGCCCCCGCCTGTAGCCGAGGCCAAAGCCGACATCCTCGGTGTCGAGGGCGCTTCTGTAGCCGGCGCGCAGCTGGATCGACTGCTGCGGCATGTACTCGAGCCCGAGACGCAGACTCGCGTCCTCGTCGCGGACTTTCCTGATCTCGGCGGCGAGGAGCGCTTCGCCCCTCGTCTGCGGAATCCCTAGCCGATAGGTCGCGCCGCCCTGCAAGGTCGTCGGCATCTGGAAGGACTGCTCGATGTACTTCATCGCAGGGCCGAGATGGAGGATCGACAGACCCAGGCTGAGCCGCGGGAGGAGATCGCGGGCCTGAACCCCGAGATCGAACGCCGCTCCCCCGGCGGAGTAGACATCGATCGCCTCGCGGACAAGCTTGACGCTGGCTCCGACCCCGATCCGATCGCTCCAGGCGTAGGCGCACGAGACGCCGGCCGCAATGCCGTAGTAGCCGAAGGTCCCCAGGTACTCCGCGGGCTCATCCCCATAGGCCTTCAGGTCATCGACCCACGTTCCATCGAAGGAGACTCCGACACCGAACCTGCCGATCTTGCGCGTCAGCCCCGCGAACTCCTGGCGGATGGTGAAGAAGGATTCGTTGTGGGCAACCGTCGCCTGCAGCCCGGGGAGGAAAGCCAGGGCGCCGGGATTCCAGTAGGTCGCCGAGGGACCGTCGATATTCGAGACCACGGCCTCAGCCATCCCGACCGACTCCGCGCCTGCGCCGATCTTGAGGTAGGCCATCCCTACCGGCTCCGCGCCAGCCGCGGAGAACCGGGCAAACAAGAGCGCGAAGATGGCGAATCCCGCAGCCGCTGTGAGCCTACACATCAGTCCCCCTTCCGCCGTTCGCTCGCGCTTCCGCGGTTTGCTCGCGCTTCCGCGGTTCGGTCAGTCTTCCGCGGTTCGGTCGCGCTTCCGCGGTTTGCTCGCGCTTCCGCGGTTCGGTCAGTCTTCCGCGGTTCGCTCGCTCTTCCGCGGTTCGGTAAGCCGTCCGCGCACGATGCCCTCATCGAAGCCGAGGCGCGCGTCCCCTCCGTGAGAGAGCCCCGGACACGCCGATCTTAGAGGCGGCGCGAAGGCGCGGTCAACGAGGCGTCATCCAGGGGCCATCGAGGGGCCATCGAAGCATCGCCGGTTCCTGCCTAGCGCCCCGGAGGACGCGGAGCGTCCAGCGGCACGATGACGATCCTCTGCTTGAGCTCCTGGTTCCCCGGGTCGGTCTGGTAGGCCCAATCGAACTCCACCTGATCGGAGTAGACCGATCTCACCCAGAGCTTCGCGTAGTGGTCATTGCGCGTCCAGACGATGTAGACGTGGCCCTCGATCAGCTCGACGGCCGCGCTCGGGGACCAGCCGTGCGCCGGGGCCCATGTAACGGAGTCGTACTGGTCCCGGTTTGCGGCAAAGCCGGCATCCTGGAGCGCCGTGTAGAGATCGGTCCCCGGCTCGTTGAGGCCGAGCATCCAGGCTCCATCGACGGGGTTGTTCACATAGGCGATGTCGGCGCCCGGGTCGTCGTAGTCGGTCACCCGGCGGCTCGAGAAATCGTAGGCGCAGGAGCGGGGAGAGGTCTCGTAACTGCGAAGATTGGTTCTACCCGCCGGGCGCGGCGTGTCGAAGACGTTCTCGGGCGAGAGGCCGCTCTCGTTGCCCGCATCGTCGACGGCCGACACGGCGTAGTAGTAGGTCACCCCGTTCTCCAAATTGCGATCGACATACTCGATGTAATGGCCGGATGGAGGCGCCGAGATCCAGTCGAACCGCGAGTAGTAGCCCGCGCCGCTCAGGCTGCGGTAGATCCGATAGCCGCTCAGGTCCCACTCGGCATTGGGATACCAGAGGAGGGTGACCTGCATGTCGCCCGTGATGCTCGTGATTCCGCGGGGGACCGCCGGGGGCTCGCGATCGACCGGGACTTGATCATCATCGCAGCCGGCGGCGCCGAGGAGGAGCAACGAGGGGACGAAAAGGAGCAAGGCCGGGCCGAGGGCCAGCAGGGTCAAGCCGGTGCCCCGCCGCCTCCGGCGGCGGATCGGTGGCGCGGCGCGGAGCGGCAGGCGCGCGGGAGATGGCCCCCGCCCGCTTGCCGTCATGGAAGTCACCTGGCTGTTCATTCCTCCTCCTTTTCCTATGCCCGGGCAGGCAGCCCGGCTCGACTGCTTCGCGATCGCCGTGTCCCGGGCACAATAGGATGAACCCCAGACGAGGGGAACGGTTCTGTGGATGGCGGGCCGATCGAGAGGCGCGACAGAGCCGCCCAGCGGAGGAAAGCGGCGCGGTCGAGAGGCGCGACAGAGCCGCCCAGCGGAGGAAAGCGACGTGGCCATCCGCGAGACGGACGGCCACGAGCGTGCAAGCTTGTCCTAGTTCCCGGTCGGTTCTTGTAGGTCTCTACTGGCCGGCCTGCCTCCCGTCCATCCGGGCTCGGATTTGGGGGGATTGGGACGACCTACCTGGTCGATCCCTCGGATGTCGGGAGGCAGACCTGGCCGAAACCTCAAAGCCATCGAGCTCAGACTGAACTAGCGACTCTGCTGGATGGCTCTGAGAAAAGCTCTGGGGACCGGGTCAGAAATCGTCAACCGTGCTCAACCAGGAGGCTGACCTAGTTTTGAACCCTGGGCTTACGGACGCACCGACCCGGCCCCGAGTTGGAGGTCCCCCCTCCGCTCGCTGCAATATGCAGCATTGATGCCAAAATGCCGGTGAAGTCGCCAGATGGGCCAAGTGCAAGCAGGACGCCCAAACCGGACGTTCCACCGGTGCCATCCCCGCGCCGGGCGGCTCGCCGAGACCGGCTCAATTGGAAAGAGAGTTGATAGGACTTGCCCACATCGA contains:
- a CDS encoding fibronectin type III domain-containing protein, coding for MNSQVTSMTASGRGPSPARLPLRAAPPIRRRRRRGTGLTLLALGPALLLFVPSLLLLGAAGCDDDQVPVDREPPAVPRGITSITGDMQVTLLWYPNAEWDLSGYRIYRSLSGAGYYSRFDWISAPPSGHYIEYVDRNLENGVTYYYAVSAVDDAGNESGLSPENVFDTPRPAGRTNLRSYETSPRSCAYDFSSRRVTDYDDPGADIAYVNNPVDGAWMLGLNEPGTDLYTALQDAGFAANRDQYDSVTWAPAHGWSPSAAVELIEGHVYIVWTRNDHYAKLWVRSVYSDQVEFDWAYQTDPGNQELKQRIVIVPLDAPRPPGR
- a CDS encoding UDP-2,3-diacylglucosamine diphosphatase, which codes for MLERLHEGPGPVVFISDAHLGASAGPPERAAWLVRFLESLRGRIGGLLIVGDLFDFWFEYRHAIPKGHFRVCRAIADIAREGVPCLYFGGNHDFWAGTYLEEEIGLSVAQEPRSIEVQGRRVYVAHGDGLGKGDGGYKLLKTILRNRLCIALYRGVHPDIGIPFAYRVSAVSRRHTEPREVLLPKLVRDIAGPALRGGHDAVVIGHIHDPAHVRLPEGEFFVIGDWIENFTYLEMVEGRISLKRWLPEGGSKTLAAESEPPGV
- a CDS encoding PorV/PorQ family protein, with product MCRLTAAAGFAIFALLFARFSAAGAEPVGMAYLKIGAGAESVGMAEAVVSNIDGPSATYWNPGALAFLPGLQATVAHNESFFTIRQEFAGLTRKIGRFGVGVSFDGTWVDDLKAYGDEPAEYLGTFGYYGIAAGVSCAYAWSDRIGVGASVKLVREAIDVYSAGGAAFDLGVQARDLLPRLSLGLSILHLGPAMKYIEQSFQMPTTLQGGATYRLGIPQTRGEALLAAEIRKVRDEDASLRLGLEYMPQQSIQLRAGYRSALDTEDVGFGLGYRRGRLQADYAYVPFGEDLGSQHRIGLTYRN